tgggtgatctgcctaaatgctaactggttagcataatatctttaaaacacagtccctcccctgctgtccaaagccacgcctcctgaagaCCCACtcgatcatgtcattcgccagttagaaaactttattgtactttataatactacaattctgaaagAAATCTGTATAATATCTAGCACGtttcagttgtgtagttagcaagcaaaacttgtaataatgtgcaatatttcatgcaagcATGGaccgctggtctcactctctcatgcgaTTTGTCCTAATGTGACTACTGTATAGTGGTTGGCCGGcagcatgcaggaattacactttaTTACTAAGCCagacttacatgctatttcagaccgaatattcaaagtagcatggtaaacaatataggtaccgtgtcacaggttgtcattgatcaaaaatgaaccaatgtgaatataaaaacaacttgatctcagtaaagcaggctaggcggaatagtgctatttacttttgttttgttgttaaactaaataaaattctaCATTATCGATGTTCTAAAGGTCcctaatgaaattgaaaatagtcacatcaattttTTGctgggagatttcagtggctgaaaaacactttcGTGCACATCACCCATTCacataaaattgttttaaaacataatattaccTATCTAAAacaaatacttcagccatggtgtcatccttccttaagtgtgcaaaagtaactccaatattgctTCAGGATTTTTGATTTtgtttcagcatttgtttttactgctgtcactcgtGTCCACAGTGCGCGTGATTGCGCATTGGCGAATCTGTGTGAACAGAGttgcgcagttgtacaaatctacatttgttgacagacagtttaggCTATTTATCAGAGTTATGGGAATTGTTGGGCCAACAATTTTTAATTGGACTAACATTTAGTCTCATGCCTTacccagaaaataaaaatacatgtaaatacatttagatgAGACAATcgcttactgcacctttaaggatgGTGCATCCAGCACATAGTCTAAAAGGGTTGTCCTTATtcttatgggtgtgttttagaCATTAAATCCATCAGAATCGCTTCTCCCATTATCTTTAAGAGTGAGTTGCGGTCACACCCTGAGGTATTCGATACttacatgatggactttgttACCGGAAAAACACTTCACAAGCGAGGAAAAGAATCTGCTTTAACAATTTAAACATATAGGGAATGAGCCCGATTTTACCTTGTAACCAtttaatttttcagatttaaagATAATACCAGGCTCCTGCACATCCCTGTGAGTGTAATAAGCAAAGAATTCAAGCATTGGGGACAAAAAATACCTGCACTGAATTGAAACTACCAAAAAACACTAAGAGTGCTTTCACACGTGGTTCAGTTGCCTGGACTGAACCAAAGTTTAATTGCCCCCCCTTGCCATcttctcggctggtttgtgtttatacagtcttttttctttctgaaccccggtacgctTTCGTCATCAGGCTGCTGTTgcgtgtacagctgttgctaagTGACAGCCATGCAAGCAAAGAAGCAAAATGGAGACTATGCATATcatggtcattctgcttttacagaatcttttgcttttgttaccaaaaccaaaatacagagagccacttgcaactatctgccgcaaaaaaaacattaaaaacgttCAGAATATCATGCGATGTCTGTAGAAgtcgtttttggtggagacaagcggacattatcactgtttgcactgtcAGTCCCGCTTGTTGCCAAGGTaagtgatacacagacatacaaacaAGAATGAACAttactaaagtttgttgtacagttggcagttTGCTGTACAGTTGGCGGTACACTTCTGTTACTtggtaccccagaccacctctttcaggcagactcgGGTACGGTTTGTGGGTGCCCACCCAAGTTCAGAAGAcaacgttcacactagctaaacgtattatactctgacgtcaaacgaacccgggtgcggaccaaaagtgctagtgtgaaagcacccttagtgtgTAGCatcaggtgtatgatagggcctatagcaggggtcaccaatctcggtcctggagggccggtgtccctgcagggtttagctctaacttgcctcaacacacctggctgagtgtttcaagtatacctagtaagaccttgattagctcattcaggtgtgtttgattagggttggagctaaaatctgcaggacaccggccctccaagaacaagtttggtgacccctggcctaTAGTGTTCTTATAAAGGTATTTTTTTGAAATACACAATGAATTAACTCACAAAAAGAAACAACAGATGTGGTTTGATTGCTCTTGTTTATTCTTTAAACCTAAAAAAGAAGAGCTCAAATGTCCATTTTTAAAGCACTAGCAAAAAGTAAAACGTAATGTTTGAAAGAAAATATTTACAGTCCGTTCACATTCGTGTCAACTCAGTACAGTTCTAAagttttgtgtatgtgtatgtctgCATATCTTTATGGTTGACAATAAGACATTATCAGAACAGATATACAAACAACACACAGATATCAGTCTCATCActctgagctttttttttttttttacagctgtgTGTCACTTCTTTGAGGGAACTCCATCGAAGTAGTCCTCCAGCACTCCGTTCAGATGGTCATTGTGAGTCTTATATCGTCTCTTTCTCTGGGTTCCAGGTTTCTTCCTCTTCTGAATCGGTGCCTGTGACAGCCAATCACAAAACCACATCAActtcacacaaacatgcacataccAGAGATGCCAGTCTAGAGATTGTGTTTGCGTCTCTGTGTAAATGTTGATTTGTATGTGTTTGAGAGACAGATCGTACTATTTTCTTTGGTCCAGTCTCTTGCATTGATGAGATGCCCTGTTTCTTCAGGTACTCTTCGATCTTCTCCTCATCTATGGAATCAACAGGAACGCTCCGCCACAGCTTCTGAAACTCTGGAGAATAAAAGACACTGATATCATGACAGAACACTTCTTTTGTCAAACATTAATGGACAAAATGAACCAGTTTCGAATTGTGATGAAAGTAACGTACCTTCATCCACAACAAACTGACAGTGCTTGTCATTGTAGAATAGAATCTTCTTCTTATCTGGTCTAGTCACAAATATAATCTGATCCCCGAGCGCCTAAACAAAACCAATCAAAACAAATGACTGTATTTTATGCAATTAAAGCCTTGTTTTTCCatctaaaacataaataatatagataaatatctaaaatgacaattaattagcaTGTCTACTATTGTGGCTGTAATGAGATCCTAATTTCATATGTGATGGAATGATTCTTGATGAAAAGGGTTTTTTGGTATATAAACTTGTTACACTGATTCACATTTATGTGATCCCGAGtgcctaaacaaaacaaattactgtaatttaagcAATAAAAGCCTtgttgtttacattatttatatatttatttatatacttatatacacacacacacacatacatatttaaattGGCAGTTAATTAGCATTGTAGGGCTGCAATGTGATCCTAATTTAATgtcattcttttttaaatgattgtataaactactgttacactgaatgacatttttgtGGGTTTCTGATGCTGTAAAAAACCAAAACACCGAAAACCAAAATGTTCCTGGACGAAATAAACAAAAGGATATGAATCCTGTTTTCATGTGGTATTATTGTGTACTTTTAGTGGTCTGCGAGTACAAGTTTATACTATAAtacatttgtgaccctggaccacaaaaccaccataagggtcattttttttatttcagatttacaaaaaaatgttttcctattgaaaaaacaaagtgTAATTTGAAGAATGAATATTTGGCTTCTAATATGACCCAAATGTATGTCTTAGTTTTGATTTTACGAATCAAAAATTTaggtcacaatttattttaatggtccatttgttgaattgaagttacattgcatctacatgccaaacaATTCTCAATAGATAATAAGTAGAGaatagggttaggtttagggttagtgtaagttaacatgtatttgcaaagtttcgtatagtcagttaaatgtcagtttagcagcagtatcaacagatatgaaGATATGCAGACAGTCTCTAATACTCAAGTGGACAAAAGTGTTATCaaaatttacagtaggaaatttacaaaatgtcttaatGAAACAAGtttttaatattctaatgattttggtattttaaaaaaatctacagtTTTCTTGGGCTCAAAGCCCATTTTCTTGTGTACTTGgggatttaaaggggacctaatatgcaaaaatcacttttataaggggtttaaacagaaGTGTGTGGAAACAATATGTAAACATTGCCAGcctttaaatggtaaaaaaataaataaatcacactttgtaaaaacagtctgcagaaacactttgactgacattctccctttgtacataaggggaaagccccgcccattagtgacaatctctcccttattagcagtTACTGTGCAACTGGTATGGTGATGcataggtgtttgtagctccaccctcttttgaaaagagggctgggaacacaatctcatttgaatttaaagcgacagccacCAAAATAGCAAagtttggatcaaagcctaaaaggggtgGTTTCAAAGGaccataaaatattatttacgcgTTATAAGGTGccgaaactttacatacacactctagggacatcagagacttattttatatcttgtaaaaagaggcataataggtcccctttaaacgtACTGTTaagtaaatgtcttttttttttttgttactaacGAGTGACAGCATGATGGTGTATTACTTTAATAGCCTTGGGTGCATTGGGTAGCCCCTCTTCAACATCATCCAGTAACACTCCTCCGAGACCCAGCTGATCGTGTTTGTCCAGAAGTCTTAGCAGAGCTTTCTTATCCTTCAGATGATACTTGGGTTTAAAGGCATATTTCCCTTCCCGCACATCAATCTTAGGATTACTTGCTAATGCCTGGAGGGAAGGAGAGTGGGAAAGGTTACATGCTGAATTCTTGTTCGAATGTGGATCTTGCCCTTGAAAAACGTATATTGTGTGTTATTACATTGCTTGTTGGAAGATTGGTGAATAATGGTAATCTGCAGCATATAAATGCaagtattatataattataataatattctagaatttaaaaaaaatcaaaaataatattatagaatATTGCACTGAATTTAAAACCACAGGCACATAGCTATACCATACTCTTTGTGGCATTTtcaattttaagaaaaaaaaatttacatacattttcaaCTTTACATAAATCAATATctgtaaagtcagaattttatttttacagacaGCTGTATGTTTGCTAGTGGTGTGCGatacaaacacagaaaaaaattatcttaattttttgggggattttgaacaataataatttaaaatattttgttgagTGTGTTTTTATGCTGCTAACCTGGCTGTTAAGGCCTATCATAGATAAAATCATAAACAGGGTTCCGACACTTTCATGAActgcagattcaaggactttcaatGATCACCCTTATTATTATATCAAGCACATTTGTAATTCATACCCCAGTATATGTAGTGCCATGAAAGTCAtatacttaacatttcacttacgcTTATATACCTTACAATATTTACATTGTAAATGTcagaataatttttaaaaattgacaattaaaaaaaaatgtcttgttcaaagaactttaaaaaaattgtttaattcaacactggtaatattcaaatgtggtttctgaaatattgataattaAGTGCATTTATTGTCAAGTCTTATTTTacaaaatttaagatttttaaaggtaagaatttctcagtttttttaGTTCTGTCTATGACAATGGAGTACAAGTattgaaataaaaccataaacaaactatatatcaaatttaattcaagcactttcaagggcCTATGTTtgcttttaagtactttccaaACCTTGAATCCATtagtctgaaattcaagtactttcaagaagcgtgggaaccctggATAATTAAACATGACAGTAAAACCATCAAAATGGCAAATAATAGGCTATTCATAAAATCATtgattcaaactatttatttaaagggacagtttactaaaaataaaaacatactcaCTGTAACCCTCAAGTGGCTATAACCCTTTATGAGttcctttattctgttgaacacaaaagaggtcatttaaagaaagctaaaaaagtggtaaccattgacttccatagtaggataaacaaatagtATGGAGGTCAATgaagctttcttcagaatattttcttttgtgtttaactgaaggaAGGCAAGGATATAATGACAAGCTTAAGTTATGgttgaactatcccattaaatgCACCTGatgtatttaaaaactaaagAGTGCTGACCGTCTTAATGATATTTGAATCACTGGCTCAATCGATTTGTTTAAAAGCTCATTTATTCAGAAAAACACTTCAATGTAGCTCTGAGATGCACAAATGTAGCAGAAACAGCTTTATTTGAAACTATTTTTGTtgaagacaagaaaaaaatacaatgtatttacactaaaaatgtattactttgaTAATAATTACTTTGGTAAACATTATAAAATGAATCCCATGCTAGTTATCTCACTCGCATGCTGATAATTAAGGGGTGTGGGGGGATGGGAGGGGGGAAGTGTGATATTACTTACCTCTATCATTTCTAATAAAAATCTTACAAGGTTTTATTGGTTTCATAAATGTAATGCTGACATGTAATACAAGCGTTCTAATAGCTTCTCAATATCCTTTATCAATGCTTTTCGACTCGGtagacatgtttgtttgtttttgcgttGCTAAATAAAGCTCACACAGCGCTAAAGCAACAATTATGACATTATCGAAGAGAATAATTAAAGCACACCACTAATACTTGCGGAAAGTGATGAAAAGCTGTGCGGAAACTTTAAATGAAGATGGTTCGGTTAGGTATTATGCACGACTAACCTAAACAAAATGACTATTAAATTGAATGAAATGTTTCTCTtttagacatgcacacacacctcaCTCATCAGCCATTGTTTCTGCTTCATGCCAATGTCCAGCAGCTTGGTTTCATCCAGAATCTCCTCTAGAGTCAGAGGATGAGTATCACCTCGCTGGTGCCTTGTCTGAGAGAGACAGACAAAGATGTGTCACATCTAGATCTACAACTGTGGATTACAGCTTGACAGCCTTTAATTACTGTCATGTTAGAGAGAGTACTTCATTTCACTGAGGAACTGCCAAGcctgacacacacaaaaaaaaagactgaCACCCTGCTTACGATAATATTAAACAAGTGTAAAATGACGATGTGTTTTAGTAGTGTGAATTTTCACAGAATATTTATAAagttggataaaaaaaaaaacttgttcagATAGCAAGGAGAGGTACTGTTTCTCCAAGCACACAGCATGTAAACCtttacaaattataataaaaactcatTACAGATCACAGGATTGATATGACTGCCCATCGATGCACTTAGACTGGAAAATATTCCCTTGCTATTTGAAAGAAGGAGCATGTGTTTTACTGACAGTGAGGATTGCTCAGCTCATGATAATTTCATTCCATTGGGTCATTCTCTGGAAATTGTATTCTGTGTTGCAGAAACatcttttgttttcctttttttaagtcaaaataaACAATGTCTACTTAAATACAAATCTGCATTTATGAGCGAAGGAAAACGATCAAAACCAAGCATTAAAACTACATAATGACAAATACCACAGCAAATATTTGCTTGTTGAAATGCTAGAAAATACTGCACATAGTTTGTATTACCTTCATGTAGTTGACGATTCGAGCCAAAACACCAAATTTGTATCCTGAACTTCCGGAAAGTGCTTTGAGATTGAATGAGCCATTGCTGGGATCTGAaagattaaagaaaaaaaagacaagaagAGATAAAGGACCATAAAGACAATGTGCTGAACCTAAAAGGCAGTTAACATGGAATTACTTGAACCAGTCCTCTTGAACTCCatcacattattattgttattttgttaaataaaaatgatacaatATATTTGACAATAACATGGCTGTGCTTTTGTAATTTACTTTTCTAGGTTCATTTGAATATATTATGGATGTAACAATACATCTAAATGGATCAATAAATCGATCAAAAAGTATATGCTATATTGATTATATGCttaaaatattcatgttttttaagGCTCATTTTTATTTTGACTCTCCAAATCTTCATGTCCTTCTACATATTTCCTCTAAAGCGCACATTCTGGTATGCTCATTTATACACCACATCATCTGCATGCATGCCTTGTCACGATGCAACAACAAAGCAGCAGTTGCAGGCAATTTCAGACACATATAAAAGTCATGTATTATTCATGaattattgtgtattattattgtcatgtatTATTATGATGTGTTATGGCAACATTTTACAACAAAGCTcccttagttaatgttagttttacaaacatgaacaaaattacagtttttattcatctttgttagcaTTAATGAAATTGCAGTTGCttattgttagttcttgttaactaatgttaaacaaGCACAACTTAACTAtgcttaataaatgctgtacaagtattgccCATTCTTTGATtatgttagatagatagatacattagctaacattaactaatagaacCATATCATAAAGTGaccaaatattatttatttttctatattattcaCCAAAAaccaaaaacagcattttttggaTGTTGTGGATGAAGCAGAGTGTACAATTCTAACAAAGCTCAATTTAAGCTCCATATTCTAAACTTTGGTTGTATTTgtgaggttatttatttatttgtaacacTTAATTTTTATGGGACAGTATAGAGAGTAGACCTTGTATTAGAgttgggttgatagacgatgccatcgtccataaCCAATGGCCTCTGCCCCGCCCCcgttgcagcagcaacccgctcgcgaaaaatataCACGGCTCCgtttacacaaatataaaaacgaTCAACGTACACattggcgtttcatctagcatttctaaaaaagccctccttccacactacaccactgaaaattcacgtgaccacacacaaacacacactttgtcatgcgctgcagcatatgcgcatgtctgagctccaggcagtcagcaagTGCTTTGAGCACAACACCCCAgagagcagcgcacgtcggacagtttatcaaggatgtaccgcttgAGCGCATCTTACTATAactgttaaacgtgatatttaattatttctgtctctatctaacgactcttctgtcttttgaatctatcaggtaacgtgtcactgTGGCAGTACACTCATACAATCTTTCACTTgcacacttgtacttagtcattttagtgaaaacctcagatactgttggttggttccagTTGGTATTGcacttttttaccaaccaagtttgtcgacgccattataacaacaccgatcactctgcctattcatgccaagTTCCCGCacaaaaagtgattgacaggtggtaatttgtgtgtaacttatctttatttatttatgatttggttgtgggtaagaccatgcgggtcaggtagttaaaacggCGGCTACAATTATTTAAttcgttaataataataatatataattatattatataa
This genomic stretch from Danio aesculapii chromosome 1, fDanAes4.1, whole genome shotgun sequence harbors:
- the gtf2e2 gene encoding transcription initiation factor IIE subunit beta yields the protein MDPALLRERELFKKRALSTPAVEKRPAASEASGSSKKKKSKPDKESSSSSKNNSDPSNGSFNLKALSGSSGYKFGVLARIVNYMKTRHQRGDTHPLTLEEILDETKLLDIGMKQKQWLMSEALASNPKIDVREGKYAFKPKYHLKDKKALLRLLDKHDQLGLGGVLLDDVEEGLPNAPKAIKALGDQIIFVTRPDKKKILFYNDKHCQFVVDEEFQKLWRSVPVDSIDEEKIEEYLKKQGISSMQETGPKKIAPIQKRKKPGTQRKRRYKTHNDHLNGVLEDYFDGVPSKK